In one Natronosalvus amylolyticus genomic region, the following are encoded:
- a CDS encoding HIT family protein codes for MPTIFSQIAAGEIPARVVYEDETTMAFLDATPLAPGHTLVIPKDEYPRLNDVPADVANDLYATIHQLVPAVEAAVDADASTVAFNNGEAAGQEVPHVHCHILPRFEGDGGSNVHGIAGDLPDLSDDELDSIAEDIESRA; via the coding sequence ATGCCGACGATATTCAGTCAGATCGCCGCAGGCGAGATTCCCGCTCGAGTCGTGTACGAAGACGAGACGACGATGGCGTTTCTCGACGCCACGCCGCTCGCTCCCGGGCACACCCTCGTCATCCCGAAAGACGAGTATCCCCGATTGAACGACGTGCCCGCAGACGTCGCGAACGACCTGTACGCGACGATTCACCAGCTCGTGCCAGCCGTCGAGGCAGCCGTCGACGCGGACGCGAGCACCGTCGCGTTCAACAACGGGGAAGCGGCCGGACAGGAAGTGCCCCACGTCCACTGTCACATTCTGCCTCGGTTCGAAGGTGACGGCGGGAGTAACGTCCACGGCATTGCAGGCGACCTTCCCGACCTCTCGGATGACGAACTCGATTCGATCGCCGAGGATATCGAGTCTCGGGCCTGA
- the glnA gene encoding type I glutamate--ammonia ligase, which translates to MTSGKLTATEQAVLDEIEEKGVDFLRLQFTDILGVVKNVAVPARQAEKAFTEGIYFDGSSIEGFVRIQESDMRLKPDPETFAVLPWRDTEESAAARMICDVINTSTGEPFEGDPRYVLKQAIERAEEMGYSINAAPEPEFFMFEEDEDGRATTKTADVGGYFDLAPKDLASDVRRDIIYGLEAMGFEIEASHHEVAEGQYEINFEYDDALTTADNVGTFRTVVRAIAAEHDLHATFMPKPIPRINGSGMHTHLSLMTEDGTNAFHDGDDEFDLSDTAKSFLAGILEHAPAITAVSNPTVNSYKRLVPGYEAPVYVAWSDRNRSALIRKPAARVPAASRIEARFPDPSCNPYLAFAALIHAGLEGIENDLECPDPIRENIYEFDEAKREEYGIETLPTNLGEAVDALEEDEVIFNALGDHVGPKFVEAKKQEFGDYLVDVSQWELDEYLETF; encoded by the coding sequence ATGACAAGCGGAAAACTTACTGCGACAGAACAGGCCGTTCTAGACGAAATCGAAGAGAAAGGCGTCGACTTCCTTCGCCTGCAGTTTACTGATATTCTTGGCGTCGTCAAAAACGTCGCCGTCCCCGCCCGCCAGGCAGAAAAAGCGTTTACTGAGGGCATTTACTTCGACGGGTCGTCCATAGAAGGCTTCGTCCGTATCCAGGAATCGGACATGCGCCTCAAGCCCGACCCGGAAACGTTCGCTGTCTTGCCATGGCGCGACACCGAAGAGAGTGCCGCCGCCCGGATGATCTGTGACGTGATCAACACCTCGACGGGCGAACCGTTCGAGGGCGATCCACGCTACGTCCTCAAACAGGCGATCGAGCGTGCTGAGGAGATGGGGTATTCGATCAACGCTGCCCCTGAACCGGAGTTCTTCATGTTCGAGGAGGACGAGGATGGTCGTGCGACGACGAAAACCGCCGACGTCGGCGGTTACTTCGACCTCGCACCCAAGGACCTCGCGAGCGACGTCCGTCGCGACATCATCTACGGCCTCGAGGCGATGGGCTTCGAGATCGAAGCCAGCCACCACGAAGTTGCCGAGGGCCAGTACGAGATCAACTTCGAGTACGACGACGCGCTCACGACGGCCGACAACGTCGGGACGTTCCGCACGGTCGTCCGCGCCATCGCGGCCGAACACGACCTGCACGCGACGTTCATGCCGAAGCCGATCCCGCGCATCAACGGGTCGGGAATGCACACGCACCTCTCGCTGATGACCGAAGACGGCACGAACGCGTTCCACGACGGTGACGACGAGTTCGACCTCTCGGACACCGCCAAGTCGTTCCTCGCCGGGATCCTCGAGCACGCGCCCGCGATCACGGCCGTTTCGAACCCGACTGTCAACAGTTACAAACGCCTGGTGCCCGGCTACGAGGCGCCCGTCTACGTGGCGTGGTCCGACCGCAACCGCTCGGCACTGATCCGCAAACCGGCAGCACGCGTCCCCGCGGCCTCGCGTATCGAGGCGCGGTTCCCCGATCCATCGTGTAACCCGTACCTGGCGTTTGCCGCCCTCATTCACGCCGGACTGGAGGGTATCGAGAACGATCTCGAGTGCCCCGATCCGATCCGAGAGAACATCTACGAGTTCGACGAGGCAAAACGCGAGGAGTACGGTATCGAAACGCTACCGACGAACCTTGGCGAAGCCGTCGACGCCCTCGAGGAAGACGAGGTTATTTTCAACGCACTCGGTGACCACGTTGGGCCGAAGTTCGTCGAAGCCAAAAAACAGGAGTTCGGCGACTACCTAGTCGACGTCTCCCAGTGGGAACTCGACGAGTACCTCGAGACGTTCTAG
- the lrp gene encoding HTH-type transcriptional regulator Lrp, with amino-acid sequence MTYENLDAKLVNALLGDGRASLRSLAEELDVSVTTISNHLSDLEEQGVIQGYSPIVDYDALEYDVTAIIQLKVEGNALPDITETLKEHRQMISVYEVTGDYDVIAVGKFRDTDGMNDQIKALLTDPDIKESNTSVVLNAVTENEQFELDIDE; translated from the coding sequence ATGACGTACGAAAATCTCGATGCAAAGTTGGTGAATGCACTGCTCGGCGATGGCCGAGCCAGTCTTCGCAGCCTCGCCGAAGAACTCGATGTCTCCGTCACGACGATCTCGAATCACCTCTCCGATCTCGAAGAGCAAGGAGTCATCCAGGGCTACTCACCCATCGTCGACTACGACGCCCTCGAGTACGACGTAACCGCCATTATTCAGCTCAAAGTCGAGGGTAACGCACTGCCTGACATCACCGAGACGCTGAAAGAACACCGCCAGATGATCTCGGTGTACGAAGTGACCGGCGACTACGACGTAATCGCCGTCGGCAAGTTCAGAGACACCGATGGCATGAACGATCAGATCAAAGCGCTGCTCACCGATCCCGATATCAAAGAGTCGAACACCAGCGTCGTTCTCAACGCCGTCACCGAAAACGAACAGTTCGAACTGGATATCGACGAATAG
- the glmM gene encoding phosphoglucosamine mutase: MFGTSGIRGPVGSTVTAELALEVGRALASDGYERVVLGRDVRDSGKVLGTTLAAGARECGSDVIDLGVAATPTVARSVGWFDADAGVVITASHNPSTDNGIKLWTPSGKAFGPDQRETIASRIEREDYTLADWDGHGTQRSTNDGNRLHLDALQESVSLETPLDVVVDLGNGAGRVTADVLTALGCRVRTINGHPDGAFPGRPSEPNEETLEDLQVMVGSTDADLGIAHDGDADRMVAVDETGTFVPKDVLLALFARDAAGEGDQVAAPVDTSLSVDDALADVGATLTKTRVGDVYVAERATEPDVVFGGEPSGAWIWPEETLCPDGPLAACRLVELVADAGPLSALVDSVDTYPIRRDSLEVADNTAVMATITDRVTERYDDEDVDTLDGVRVDCGDGWFLLRASGTQPLVRVTAEARTAERADALEREAMAILEDAISASVEG; this comes from the coding sequence ATGTTTGGAACGAGCGGTATCCGCGGCCCGGTCGGCTCGACAGTCACCGCCGAACTCGCACTCGAGGTCGGCCGAGCCCTCGCCTCCGACGGCTACGAACGCGTCGTTCTCGGTCGTGATGTCAGAGACAGCGGGAAGGTACTCGGGACGACCCTCGCGGCAGGCGCACGCGAGTGCGGCTCGGACGTGATCGATCTTGGTGTGGCCGCGACGCCGACGGTCGCCCGTAGCGTCGGCTGGTTCGACGCCGACGCAGGCGTCGTCATCACCGCCTCACACAATCCCTCGACGGACAACGGAATCAAGCTCTGGACACCATCCGGGAAGGCCTTCGGCCCCGATCAGCGCGAGACCATCGCTTCGCGAATCGAACGCGAGGACTACACCCTGGCCGACTGGGACGGCCACGGGACACAACGGTCGACCAACGACGGAAACCGGCTACACCTCGACGCACTCCAGGAATCCGTCAGCCTCGAGACCCCTCTGGACGTGGTCGTCGACCTGGGGAACGGAGCCGGCCGAGTGACCGCCGACGTCCTGACCGCCCTCGGCTGTCGCGTCCGCACGATCAACGGTCACCCCGACGGTGCGTTTCCCGGTCGACCGAGCGAACCGAACGAGGAGACACTCGAGGACCTCCAGGTAATGGTCGGGAGCACCGACGCCGACCTGGGAATCGCCCACGACGGGGACGCAGATCGCATGGTCGCAGTCGACGAGACGGGCACGTTCGTCCCGAAAGACGTCCTCCTGGCGCTGTTCGCCCGCGACGCAGCGGGCGAAGGCGACCAGGTCGCCGCACCCGTCGACACCAGTCTCTCTGTCGACGACGCCCTGGCCGACGTCGGTGCCACGCTCACGAAGACTCGTGTTGGGGACGTGTACGTTGCCGAACGAGCGACCGAGCCGGACGTGGTCTTCGGTGGGGAGCCAAGCGGGGCCTGGATCTGGCCCGAAGAAACGCTGTGTCCCGACGGACCGTTAGCTGCCTGCCGACTCGTCGAACTGGTCGCCGACGCGGGACCGCTGTCGGCACTCGTCGACTCGGTCGACACGTATCCGATTCGTCGGGACTCACTCGAGGTCGCGGACAACACGGCCGTGATGGCGACGATCACCGACCGCGTGACCGAGCGCTACGACGACGAGGACGTGGACACGCTTGACGGCGTCCGCGTCGACTGCGGCGACGGCTGGTTCCTCCTCCGGGCGAGTGGGACCCAGCCGCTCGTTCGCGTCACCGCCGAAGCCCGCACGGCCGAGCGAGCCGACGCGCTCGAGCGCGAAGCGATGGCGATTCTCGAGGATGCTATTTCGGCGTCGGTAGAGGGATAG
- a CDS encoding HalOD1 output domain-containing protein, with translation MVSADEPPTASSPRKRYTDSFDPAVGPVETIVDLVAEATGQSVFELPPIYDVTDPDALNALFSSPLEDGSNSQPQRFEFTFEGFRVHVTGDGQVTVVRPKHPAKITDPLE, from the coding sequence ATGGTCTCCGCCGATGAGCCGCCAACAGCGTCGTCCCCACGAAAACGGTATACCGACTCGTTCGACCCAGCAGTCGGCCCCGTCGAGACGATCGTCGACCTGGTCGCGGAAGCGACCGGTCAGTCAGTCTTCGAACTCCCGCCAATCTACGACGTTACGGATCCTGATGCCCTCAATGCCCTCTTCTCGAGCCCTCTCGAGGACGGGTCGAACAGCCAACCACAGCGATTCGAGTTCACCTTCGAGGGCTTTCGCGTGCACGTAACTGGCGACGGCCAGGTGACCGTGGTCCGACCGAAACATCCCGCGAAGATTACCGATCCGCTCGAGTGA
- a CDS encoding alpha/beta fold hydrolase, translating into MPRVSSDGVSISYERDRGDGPAVVLLSGLGFGRWMWRWQRDGLAGYDVIVPDTRGTGRSEAGLPLLVPRLPRRLRSRLLRSRFRYGVEGLAANLEAVLDDAGVYNAHLVGADLGGMIALQYALEYRRASSLTLIGTSHGGVDAVAIDEDVPAQLLSTTGSPRASTRERLRPVFSDRFTNRNPHLLDRIIEWQREYGAPDPALEAQLGALESFDVGDRLEEIRVPTLVIHGSDDRVIPVWNGRLLDIKLPASQYFEIEGGSHACGVEHAEQVTDRLLSFLRELEATPASV; encoded by the coding sequence ATGCCACGGGTCTCGAGCGACGGTGTGTCGATCAGCTACGAACGCGACCGCGGTGATGGCCCCGCAGTCGTCCTGCTAAGCGGGCTCGGTTTTGGCCGCTGGATGTGGCGCTGGCAACGCGACGGTCTCGCCGGGTACGACGTTATCGTCCCGGACACCCGCGGCACGGGTCGCTCCGAGGCAGGGTTACCGCTATTGGTCCCTCGCCTCCCGCGTCGGCTCCGTTCGCGGCTGCTTCGCTCCCGATTTCGCTACGGCGTCGAGGGGCTGGCGGCTAACCTCGAGGCCGTCCTCGACGATGCCGGGGTCTACAACGCCCACCTCGTCGGGGCCGACCTCGGTGGGATGATCGCCTTGCAGTACGCTCTCGAGTACCGACGTGCGTCTTCGCTAACGCTCATCGGGACGAGCCACGGCGGTGTCGATGCGGTGGCGATTGACGAAGACGTTCCCGCACAGTTGCTGTCGACGACGGGTTCCCCGCGTGCGTCTACCAGAGAGCGGCTACGGCCCGTATTCAGTGACCGCTTTACCAATCGCAACCCACACCTTCTGGACCGCATCATCGAGTGGCAACGCGAGTACGGTGCGCCGGACCCGGCACTCGAGGCCCAGCTGGGTGCGCTCGAGTCCTTCGACGTTGGCGACCGCCTCGAGGAAATCCGGGTGCCGACGCTCGTCATCCACGGGTCGGACGACCGAGTGATTCCGGTGTGGAACGGGCGCCTGCTCGATATCAAGCTACCCGCGAGTCAGTACTTCGAGATCGAGGGCGGTTCACACGCCTGTGGGGTCGAACACGCCGAGCAGGTGACCGACCGGTTGCTGTCGTTTTTGCGGGAACTCGAGGCGACGCCCGCGAGTGTGTGA
- the priL gene encoding DNA primase regulatory subunit PriL gives MKRLHARYPFLEGAREAVATEAVDLATIVEQDQAVVDRARERVLSSLEDGETGEPSRDSRVELLSYPVARVLVSLVAERILVRKYARAEAEAAFDRFTADFTDTTELKSVESSGVDLEDLLAEFDLVDAVHPIGDVDDPDGYRVNVGAYLPLASDLWGDEWLLVNRALADGRVPVSEAELLTLVREAVRERVEDGLPFDVPESIAESLEPEAQAIREVLADLDLTREIDTVVPDLFPPCMKALLDDIQKGEHLPHHSRFAITSFLTSIGMDTDEIVDLYRVNSSFGEEMTRYQTDHIRGDTSPTDYSPPSCATMQSYGDCVNKDDLCERIPHPMAYYENRIDDADDDELEDWREGNAEEEEADA, from the coding sequence ATGAAGCGGCTGCACGCCAGATACCCGTTCCTCGAAGGCGCCCGGGAAGCCGTCGCGACTGAGGCCGTCGATCTGGCAACTATCGTCGAGCAAGATCAGGCGGTCGTCGACCGCGCCCGAGAGCGCGTGCTCTCCTCGCTCGAGGACGGCGAAACGGGCGAACCCAGTCGTGACAGCCGCGTCGAGTTGCTCTCGTATCCGGTCGCTCGCGTGCTCGTCTCGCTGGTCGCCGAACGAATCCTGGTTCGGAAGTACGCCCGAGCGGAGGCCGAAGCCGCATTCGACCGGTTTACCGCCGACTTCACCGATACGACCGAACTCAAAAGCGTCGAATCGAGCGGCGTCGATCTCGAAGACCTGCTCGCAGAGTTCGACCTCGTCGACGCCGTCCATCCCATCGGCGACGTCGACGATCCCGATGGCTATCGCGTGAATGTCGGCGCGTATCTCCCGCTTGCGAGCGATCTCTGGGGTGACGAGTGGCTGCTGGTCAACCGCGCTCTGGCCGACGGTCGGGTGCCGGTCTCCGAAGCCGAACTACTGACGCTCGTTCGCGAGGCCGTTCGCGAGCGCGTCGAAGACGGCCTCCCGTTCGACGTCCCCGAGTCGATCGCCGAGAGCCTCGAGCCCGAAGCCCAGGCTATCCGTGAGGTGCTCGCCGACCTCGACCTCACCCGCGAGATCGATACCGTCGTCCCGGACCTGTTCCCGCCGTGTATGAAGGCACTGCTCGACGACATCCAGAAGGGCGAGCACTTGCCCCACCACTCCCGATTTGCGATCACGTCGTTTCTGACGAGCATTGGCATGGACACCGACGAAATCGTCGATCTCTACCGGGTTAACTCGAGTTTCGGCGAGGAAATGACCCGCTATCAGACCGACCACATCCGCGGCGATACGTCGCCAACCGACTACTCGCCCCCCTCGTGTGCGACGATGCAGTCGTACGGGGACTGTGTGAACAAAGACGACCTCTGTGAGCGAATTCCCCATCCAATGGCGTACTACGAAAACCGTATCGACGACGCCGACGACGACGAACTCGAGGACTGGCGGGAGGGCAACGCCGAAGAAGAGGAAGCAGACGCCTGA
- a CDS encoding MgtC/SapB family protein: MLSEPWISWLPPDVVKLLVAVALGMFLGLEREWSEKDAGIRTFALITLAGAVFTILELPALLIIAGVLVLAQGIMLGIRGIFADEAGLSLTTSISMMVAYGVGILVASGLFIEGVVVALLSSLLLVLRRELHGFAQDLSKEEVRSASELAILAFVIYPLLPDEQLGPWDAINPRVVWLLVIAMSAIGFVNYIIIQKYGTRGIGVSGFVGGLVNSTAVVGEIASRSNRNEAFAGLAVSGILLADAAMAFRNTLIIVFFLPELAPVIGTPLLAITVAGIGLSVVMGSWSEAFDAELKSPFSLRSALKFGSLFLLVLILSAAAQATFGSTGFLVTAFFSGLVSSGSVATTAVVLVGSGQLSVTEAAAGVVVATSASILVKIGLAATVDRSLIKPVGLASLVLIGVGAVVTAVTFAFV, translated from the coding sequence ATGCTCTCTGAACCCTGGATCTCCTGGCTACCGCCCGACGTCGTGAAACTGCTGGTTGCCGTTGCTCTCGGGATGTTTCTCGGCCTCGAGCGCGAGTGGTCCGAAAAGGACGCCGGCATTCGGACGTTCGCGCTCATCACGCTCGCCGGCGCGGTGTTTACGATCCTCGAGCTACCGGCACTGTTGATCATCGCTGGTGTACTCGTTCTGGCACAGGGGATTATGCTCGGTATTCGAGGTATTTTCGCCGACGAAGCGGGACTCTCGTTGACCACGTCGATCAGCATGATGGTCGCTTACGGGGTAGGGATTCTCGTCGCCTCGGGGCTGTTCATCGAGGGTGTCGTCGTCGCATTGCTTTCCTCACTGTTGTTGGTCTTGCGCCGTGAACTGCACGGATTCGCCCAGGACCTCTCGAAAGAGGAGGTTCGCAGCGCCAGCGAACTCGCCATCCTGGCGTTCGTGATCTATCCGTTGTTACCCGACGAACAGCTCGGTCCCTGGGACGCGATCAACCCGCGTGTCGTCTGGTTACTCGTCATCGCCATGAGTGCTATCGGCTTCGTGAACTACATCATCATCCAGAAGTACGGCACTCGAGGCATCGGCGTGAGTGGTTTCGTCGGCGGTCTCGTCAACTCGACGGCCGTCGTCGGCGAAATCGCCTCCCGATCGAATCGAAACGAGGCATTCGCCGGCCTCGCCGTGAGTGGTATCTTGCTCGCTGATGCCGCAATGGCGTTTCGGAACACGCTCATCATCGTGTTTTTCCTGCCGGAACTCGCGCCGGTCATCGGCACCCCGCTGCTCGCGATCACCGTCGCCGGCATCGGGCTCTCGGTGGTCATGGGAAGCTGGAGTGAGGCGTTCGACGCCGAACTGAAATCCCCGTTCAGCCTACGTAGCGCGCTCAAATTCGGCTCGCTGTTCTTGTTGGTCCTGATACTCTCCGCGGCCGCCCAGGCCACGTTCGGCTCGACCGGGTTTCTGGTGACGGCCTTTTTCAGTGGCCTGGTCTCGAGCGGCTCGGTCGCGACGACCGCTGTGGTTCTGGTCGGCTCCGGACAGCTCTCGGTGACGGAGGCAGCCGCCGGCGTCGTCGTTGCCACCTCAGCCAGTATTCTGGTCAAAATCGGACTGGCGGCGACGGTCGACCGCTCGCTCATCAAACCGGTCGGTCTCGCCAGTCTGGTGCTCATCGGCGTCGGAGCGGTCGTCACTGCGGTGACTTTTGCGTTCGTCTGA
- a CDS encoding APC family permease: MSEEPPPDNRTVTEEATKHEEGTELERTIGLTGGLTIGIGTMIGAGIFVFPGLAAGEAGPAAMGSFAIGAVIALLVAIPTAELATAMPRSGGGYFFISRGMGTAFGAIVGISLWLGLVFASAFYLVGFGEYAVAVFLEMGIDIGNRALFVAGLGVLGAVGLTAMSMGGTENTATLQNAIVSLLLVILSIFLLYGILDSVGVFGRETVPEAFAPDGYFPVLTTAALVFTSYLGFAQVATVAGEIKDPGRNLPLAMVGSVVIVGVFYVLTIFVATSALGTGELERAGETAIVEVTREFFGLPGAVAILIAGLLATVSSANASILSASRALYATSRDALVPPQASRVNLKYGTPHIALALVGGPVIVLVATGQTELLAEVASFLHLVMYGLICVALLVIRREDPDWYDPTFVTPGYPFVPVIGALSSFGLIAFMDRLSQAIGIVVMIGAAVWYLYYARDVSLRGGVTDV; encoded by the coding sequence ATGAGTGAAGAGCCCCCACCTGACAACCGGACTGTCACCGAGGAGGCCACGAAACACGAGGAGGGGACCGAACTAGAGCGAACCATCGGCCTCACCGGTGGACTCACCATCGGTATCGGAACGATGATCGGGGCCGGGATATTCGTCTTTCCAGGGCTGGCAGCCGGCGAGGCAGGCCCCGCCGCGATGGGGTCGTTTGCCATCGGGGCAGTGATCGCCTTACTCGTCGCGATCCCGACGGCCGAACTCGCCACCGCGATGCCCAGAAGCGGCGGCGGCTACTTTTTCATCTCGCGAGGTATGGGCACCGCCTTCGGCGCCATCGTCGGCATCAGTCTGTGGCTCGGCCTGGTCTTCGCCTCGGCGTTTTACCTCGTCGGCTTCGGGGAGTACGCCGTTGCCGTCTTCCTCGAGATGGGGATCGACATCGGCAACCGCGCCCTGTTCGTCGCCGGGCTGGGCGTCCTCGGGGCGGTCGGTCTGACGGCAATGAGTATGGGCGGGACCGAAAACACCGCTACGCTCCAGAACGCCATCGTCTCGTTGTTGCTCGTCATCCTCTCGATTTTCCTCCTGTATGGCATCCTTGACAGCGTCGGCGTCTTCGGCCGAGAGACGGTCCCCGAAGCGTTCGCGCCCGATGGGTACTTTCCGGTGTTGACGACGGCCGCCCTCGTCTTCACGTCGTACCTCGGCTTCGCGCAGGTCGCCACCGTCGCCGGCGAAATCAAAGATCCCGGACGTAACCTCCCGCTCGCGATGGTCGGTTCCGTGGTCATCGTCGGCGTCTTTTACGTACTCACCATCTTCGTCGCCACCAGCGCCCTCGGGACCGGCGAGCTCGAGCGGGCCGGCGAAACCGCCATCGTCGAAGTCACTCGCGAGTTCTTCGGTCTACCCGGTGCCGTCGCCATTCTCATCGCGGGCTTGCTCGCCACCGTCTCGAGTGCGAACGCCTCGATTCTGTCGGCCTCGCGAGCCCTGTACGCGACGAGTCGGGATGCCCTCGTTCCGCCACAGGCGAGTCGCGTCAACCTCAAATACGGCACGCCACACATCGCGCTAGCGCTCGTTGGCGGCCCCGTCATCGTGCTGGTCGCTACCGGCCAGACCGAACTGCTGGCAGAGGTCGCTTCCTTCCTGCATCTGGTGATGTACGGTCTGATCTGTGTCGCCTTGCTCGTGATTCGACGCGAGGATCCTGACTGGTACGACCCAACGTTCGTGACGCCTGGGTATCCGTTCGTGCCCGTGATCGGTGCGCTCTCGAGTTTCGGGCTCATCGCGTTCATGGACAGGCTCTCCCAGGCAATCGGCATCGTGGTCATGATCGGGGCCGCCGTGTGGTACCTCTATTACGCTCGAGACGTATCGCTACGAGGAGGGGTCACCGATGTCTAA
- a CDS encoding universal stress protein — MSNAPHRVLVPVEILRGQMVPETIVETFSSVPVVLLGYHELPDQTAPSQARNQFEDKAQDELDALVTAFENAGGDVTKRLVFTHDAMKTFERLAVEHACDSVLLLNPAPILDDVLVPIRGDVNVEHIARLVGSVAAGTDIAITLLHVASDDDDGRAVGESLLEEATATLEETGVHRSRVTQSVVVDDDPLEVILEAADDHDLVVLGEDRPSVRELIFGETSEIVAEQAVCPVLVVRRRYLESNGENASSSGVDGQ; from the coding sequence ATGTCTAACGCTCCACACCGGGTGCTGGTGCCGGTCGAGATACTTCGCGGCCAGATGGTGCCCGAAACGATAGTCGAAACGTTCAGTTCCGTCCCGGTAGTCCTGCTTGGCTACCACGAACTTCCCGACCAGACGGCACCGAGTCAGGCACGAAATCAGTTCGAAGACAAAGCACAGGACGAACTCGACGCCCTCGTCACCGCGTTCGAAAACGCCGGTGGCGACGTCACGAAACGGCTGGTGTTCACCCACGACGCCATGAAAACGTTCGAGCGCCTCGCCGTCGAACACGCCTGCGATTCGGTCCTGTTGTTGAACCCCGCGCCAATTCTCGATGACGTCCTCGTCCCGATTCGTGGCGACGTCAACGTCGAACACATCGCCAGACTCGTGGGGTCCGTCGCCGCTGGCACGGATATTGCAATAACCCTCTTACACGTTGCCAGCGACGACGACGACGGACGGGCCGTCGGCGAGAGCCTGCTCGAGGAAGCCACAGCAACCCTCGAAGAGACGGGCGTCCACCGGTCCCGCGTCACGCAATCGGTCGTCGTCGACGACGACCCGCTCGAGGTGATCCTCGAGGCAGCCGACGACCACGACCTCGTCGTCCTCGGCGAGGACCGACCCTCCGTTCGCGAACTGATCTTCGGTGAAACCTCCGAGATCGTCGCCGAGCAGGCCGTCTGTCCCGTACTGGTCGTCAGACGCCGGTATCTCGAGTCGAACGGTGAGAACGCCTCGAGTAGCGGAGTCGACGGTCAGTAA
- a CDS encoding LiaF transmembrane domain-containing protein, translating to MSTISSRRLPTSQFILGVIVVLVGILLLLQSTGVFPTRNVLLYVPLLFVAVGVWALVQSRFRNVVGPVVLIGIAGAAQVIALGYATVEQVVVYWPVLVIAFGLSIVLGQYRSRVHQTDDVFTSAFAAFGSNEKRNSSKAFTGAELTAVFGGTELDLRDAEIVDRPARINAVAMFGGVDIIVPREWKVQMDVLPVLGGASDDRPRRDGEHEEVDLVVTGFAAFGGVSVTD from the coding sequence ATGTCTACGATATCCTCACGTCGGCTCCCAACCAGCCAGTTTATCCTCGGTGTTATCGTTGTACTGGTCGGAATATTGCTCCTGTTGCAGTCGACTGGCGTCTTCCCGACGCGGAACGTATTGCTGTACGTTCCGCTGCTGTTCGTCGCCGTTGGCGTCTGGGCACTCGTCCAGAGTCGCTTCCGGAACGTCGTCGGCCCCGTCGTGTTGATCGGTATCGCCGGTGCGGCACAGGTGATCGCGCTCGGTTACGCCACCGTCGAACAGGTCGTCGTCTACTGGCCAGTCCTCGTCATCGCGTTTGGGCTCTCGATCGTGCTCGGCCAGTACCGATCGCGAGTCCACCAGACTGACGACGTCTTCACGTCCGCGTTCGCCGCGTTCGGCAGCAACGAAAAACGAAACAGTTCGAAGGCCTTCACTGGGGCAGAACTGACCGCTGTCTTCGGAGGGACTGAACTCGACCTTCGGGATGCCGAAATCGTGGACCGTCCGGCACGGATCAATGCCGTCGCCATGTTCGGTGGTGTGGACATTATCGTTCCCCGCGAGTGGAAGGTCCAGATGGACGTCTTACCCGTGTTAGGTGGGGCCTCTGACGACCGTCCTCGCCGTGACGGTGAACACGAGGAAGTCGATCTCGTCGTGACCGGCTTTGCCGCTTTCGGCGGCGTCTCGGTGACCGACTAA
- a CDS encoding DUF7563 family protein: MVCVAVSHGGLEANSTCLHCGAHVSEQFARVFTRRGRRDHGVLILRWRERTE; the protein is encoded by the coding sequence GTGGTCTGCGTGGCGGTAAGTCACGGTGGCCTCGAGGCGAACTCGACGTGTCTTCACTGTGGAGCCCACGTTAGCGAGCAGTTCGCTCGAGTGTTCACCCGTAGGGGGCGTCGGGATCATGGCGTTTTGATTCTCCGGTGGCGGGAACGGACTGAATAG